The proteins below come from a single Panulirus ornatus isolate Po-2019 chromosome 15, ASM3632096v1, whole genome shotgun sequence genomic window:
- the LOC139753796 gene encoding uncharacterized protein: MRPWAFLCLFLTATTTAADTVVLFWTLYDAVISGGRILHDVVEGVGTVSKAIRAIDSFLDSSAEAQVTEALAKGETAEEAGKDPTAPQEVDSLLDTTAPSFNGCGALGLHIRDESLPVSRLTDCCGTHDTCYSASCGSNKRDCDNKLRTCLFSVCDDRTMERGVQQTCRGAAKLLFSGTMALSSQQYSKSQEKLSCRKPQKGWKRV, encoded by the exons ATGCGGCCGTGGGCGTTCCTGTGCCTGTTCCTGACGGCGACGACGACGGCGGCCGACACCGTCGTCCTGTTCTGGACCCTGTACGACGCTGTCATCTCCGGAGGGCGGATCCTGCACGACGTGGTCGAAGGGGTTGGCACGGTCTCCAAGGCCATCAGGGCTATCGACAGCTTTTTGGACTCCTCCGCCGAGGCTCAG GTGACGGAGGCATTGGCAAAGGGGGAAACGGCGGAGGAAGCAGGGAAGGACCCCACAGCACCCCAGGAG GTGGACTCGCTATTGGACACCACAGCCCCCAGCTTCAATGGCTGTGGCGCCCTGGGCCTCCACATCCGCGATGAATCCTTGCCCGTCTCGCGGCTGACGGACTGCTGCGGGACCCACGACACCTGCTACAGCGCCTCCTGCGGCTCCAATAAGCGGGACTGCGACAACAAGCTGCGGACGTGCCTCTTCTCCGTCTGCGACGACCGGACGATGGAGCGAGGGGTACAGCAGACGTGTCGAGGTGCTGCCAAGCTCCTCTTCTCCGGCACTATGGCCCTCTCCTCCCAGCAGTATAGCAAGTCCCAAGAGAAGCTCTCTTGCAG gaaACCACAAAAGggttggaaaagagtgtga